AGATCGACGTACCGCATCTGCGGCTGGGCGCCGGACTCCGGCGCGCTGTCCTGCCGTGCGTCCGAAGGGCCGGGGCTGCCCGCGGACTCGGCCGGCGTGGTGGTGCGCGGCTCGGGGACGCTGTCGGCTGACGCACCGGTGGCGCTGCTCATGCCGCCCACCTCGTATCCGGGCATGCCGCACGGAGGGAGCCCATGGCGTGCCGTGCCGGTGCGGGCGTGCTCGCGGGCGGGGCGGGTACGGCAGGAGCGGGCGGAAGGGTGGTGTGGGGGCTGGGCAGGCGGTACACGGCGGCCTCCGGGAGAGAGCGACAGGGCACCGGGATCAACGACGAGGGGCCGCGTCTCGAACACACGTCTTTCGGACGTGCTGGAAATCCCGGTGGCACGCGAATGCACGTTCGTGCCGGATACACCGACCCTTGCCCGAACGGCCCGGCCGCCGAGCGCGGCCGTGGCCGAAACGCCGATGCTCGGAAGACGGGCCGCGGGGTGGCCCGCCCGGAGGAACTCCGCCGTGCGGAGGCCTACTCGACGAAACCGCTCCGCCCTGGTCCAGGGCCTCGGGCGGGACGGGTCAGGAAGCCGCGATTTCCTGATCGGGAGAGGCGCTGAACCGTTGTCCGGCCGCCGGTGGCGCGGGCCGCAGCGTCGTCACCGCGATGAGCAGGGCGATCAGCACGAAGCCCCCGGCGGCCAGGAATGCCACGTGGTAGCCGCCGACCAGTGCTTCCGCCTCGTCCTTGCCCGCGGCCGTGAGGCTGTTCGTGCGTGCGGTGACGAAGGCGCTCAGCACCGTGAGACCGATGGCGCCGCCGATCTGCTGAGTGGTGTTGAACAGCCCGGACGCGACGCCTGACTCGGCACGGGTGACGGCGGCCATGCCGAGCCCCATGATGGCCGGCGCGGCCAGGCCGAAGCCCAGCCCCATGGCGAGGCTCGCGGGCAGGAAGTCCACCGGGTACACGCCGTCGACGCGTGCGAAGGACAGCATCACGAAGGCGGTGGTGATGAGGACGAGGCCACTGAACAGCACCGGGCGCTGACCGAAGCGGGTGATGAGCCGGGCGGACAGGCCGAGGGAGACCGCCGCGATCACCGTCGCGATCGGCACGAAGCTCAGACCTGCTTCCAGTGAGCTGTAGTTGAGGACGCGTTGCAGATACAGCGTGCTGAAGAACAGCAGGCCGAACATGCCCGCGATCATCATGAACTGCACGAGGTTCGCCACCGCCAGACTTCGTGAGCGCAAGAGCCGCAGCGGCAGCAGCGGATGTGCGGCCGTGGCCTGACGCAGGACGAACCCGCCGAGCAGCAGGAGTGACAGGGGGCCGAGGAGCAGTGTCCGGGCCGAACTCCAGCCGGTGTTCCCGGCGTCCACGATCGTGTAGACGAGCAGCATCAGGCCGGCGGTGACGAGCAGGGCACCCAGGAAGTCGGTGCCCTCGCTCATGCCCTCACCGCGATCCCGGGGGACCGTGCGCAGTCCCACGACGACGAGCAGGGCGCCGATCGGGACGTTGATGAAGAAGATCCAGTTCCAGCTGAGCAGATCGGTGACGACGCCGCCGAGCAGTGGCCCGACCGCACCACCGCCGGCGGACGCGAAGCTGTAAGCGCCGATCGCCTGGGCCTGCTTGCGCCGGTCGGAGAACATGGTCGCGACCATGCCGAGGATGCAGGCCGACGCGATCGCACCACCGACTCCCTGGATGAAGCGGGACCCGATCAGCGTCGCCTCGCTCGACGCGGTCCCGCACAGCAGTGAGGACATGCCGAACAGCGCGACACCGGACAGGAAGACCGTCCGCCGGCCGATCAGGTCGCCGAGCCGGCCGGCCAGCAACAGCAGACCGCCGAAGGGGACGACATAGGCGTTGACCACCCACACGAGGTTCTCGGCGGAGATCCCGAGACCCCGCTGAACGGCGGGCAACGCCACGTTCACGATGTTCTGGTCGAGGACGATCATCATCTGGCCGATGCAGAGCAC
This Streptomyces misionensis DNA region includes the following protein-coding sequences:
- a CDS encoding MFS transporter codes for the protein MVTEDDGCNKGCTYGGAPDMDQPAPRTSAAPWLTVIVLCIGQMMIVLDQNIVNVALPAVQRGLGISAENLVWVVNAYVVPFGGLLLLAGRLGDLIGRRTVFLSGVALFGMSSLLCGTASSEATLIGSRFIQGVGGAIASACILGMVATMFSDRRKQAQAIGAYSFASAGGGAVGPLLGGVVTDLLSWNWIFFINVPIGALLVVVGLRTVPRDRGEGMSEGTDFLGALLVTAGLMLLVYTIVDAGNTGWSSARTLLLGPLSLLLLGGFVLRQATAAHPLLPLRLLRSRSLAVANLVQFMMIAGMFGLLFFSTLYLQRVLNYSSLEAGLSFVPIATVIAAVSLGLSARLITRFGQRPVLFSGLVLITTAFVMLSFARVDGVYPVDFLPASLAMGLGFGLAAPAIMGLGMAAVTRAESGVASGLFNTTQQIGGAIGLTVLSAFVTARTNSLTAAGKDEAEALVGGYHVAFLAAGGFVLIALLIAVTTLRPAPPAAGQRFSASPDQEIAAS